The following coding sequences are from one Aethina tumida isolate Nest 87 chromosome 2, icAetTumi1.1, whole genome shotgun sequence window:
- the LOC109603335 gene encoding uncharacterized protein LOC109603335 isoform X3: METPWKLLSLCLGLLLFQLCNGFPINSESTPSDSHSQLLTGLVAVLLTVCSVVFLAGCLCCQRRNGFKEFRDSPVVASTASNLDHGHVNPIANGEFTIFTPLSPPHQNNNVFLANQQIIARTRDDYSYGDVDVSDWFSESEKDFPRIKLKYIRELGRGWFGKVVEGAAQDIGNGEDKRQWTPVVVRILEASASSKERVIFLHDATIYRCGSHPNLLSLIGRCLDTIPLLILQEFCPQGDLKKYLRQNKSKSENSILSTEYPLIWCCQLTSALKFLHENNVTHPDLASRNCQLTANLTLKLGDYGMGLQRYPQDYYQGSPGLPVRWCAPESLVCTSTTIQPCTVTKESNVWSLGVTLWEICECGDQPYSQLTDDEVLSQVLGSPNVRLSRPTFTVLYTDYIYRLMQLCWTNAESRPSVAQIDLMLADLLQVHKNANKCASSESTDDFERRWESLKPNNIVHTQDINSSEGDVEIQITKPLSPSLNNLHGSLDNFLIDNEPDNNWYQNSSTSDELFSSNNLNDTTEAAIGASNSKPEISKPIEFKLGPAPPQSDQSTLSESLSGSIMNRSSESETEDENWKRKVELGAYTEKVRLKSKSVADLMVLTHIDYSESESETPLPSLDYRSNYKNVRYPLKTNLENVSLTFGSEGNLLNVQDNFEDELRKLHEERRDSLLFVPDKHSQNISLYQSKPLDVLVTNISANDDSPNKRLMQELNSGSEIKPASQVYNVFNVTIDKFSPLHVNSTKLQKIINLQDPEDDIPLKLNHMTNLSTDTRISNVTYLNAEKLELNQQNSLLQNFSREDTKDLKDDDVVAVPTLENAQPENIETNITQTSNLGTVSNTLQVPTLVEIIQNRDDLMEFIVANYSYDSIDEDVNETISEKCVEENTSENVKEGSESLENVPSDLLNNGRLDTNSVQINEDNTITNSDNFSENAQKSVLETDNDEEHVLNLEETNESIPLEMEEKASGVISNDESQTSESGDKSQYESCTSHIDDTTNIAKPKVEFDLSSSQKGTLPNPLTHSSVFSSTPYRKKNLDLTQSLEDTFSSLNLYECVKPEEDCEVEFSSNFAPLENEYDGKNFNYSLETWDNFLGKTMDDQSKEDIFDSFTSEPQSLLFLENNDEQAVVNSNEADKSNEYEVTEINETFVVNNDKLKTSDEKDGTFVLNDTQKNDGTFTMEDTKDTDQNGTWGAGGGWFLHPQTSNEDVSGEITIAKSDSDSYVGFSMDDEIMAAIRNELLSKLPHAQGTSNENVKEEEEWENGTRNEVFLRYNVYNTPLSPIPEESLIDDCSEETTPRRQSLDESYISDSDEEQAGTQQDTETPSAHQSESPIRGRLHRHTPSQDSCCSNDTLFNLEELTTNDPENQPNKSTEVENTIANVADVNVNKEESNTEKDEEDKPQNGETSNSKYLEDFIQSERESSSLTLVKVTEAPEEISSESVSSDTDHLLPFIKQFVPPLPSPEDKPWKQLPASMLSYDKVIFNAKESKDDADDLDLNKEKNESQDEDVEVLANKDNIYDSVNNTMYENIENIQPNYENVPEKVTYENIDTKQEYENLAYENIDNVNDIYNEADYVNIVNFENSKNSADFNKISNEESKNVNYDQHDELIINDDEETSNLFGVLTDIRFNGPGDSQFMSTSFSESNDNDEQDWDSGSDTRSSSSGEFIWKEGEHEESLKALRAVPQDVLDDIKPMEGIEEEEVYSDSSISSGSTSGDEGETPEFVPSAWDKYATPTKSALRSPEKTLERDEKKAKGVWFKKQKYHCVYEYPREPDSPVLQSQDLWKPQSDFTGNLGNEEFFISSSSKPFDMISSLSSQFFPGSSQWTVENMTPDSGMEDITPASLDDYPTGELRKSVVPPLKVLASEAANPIKKFIKGNDSLGGLRHTRNKLKLDLPPSPSAFTTGKMFTVEPSIEPVVLREKPTFSTFGKSRFLVQQVDTPPDGTTENKNVSFEALPYKPLNNSEALDTPAEKQADSADMSPELVTYPSIKSQIIKDVGMDETKCKVEFVRGEASLLDSADEDSGIESSTLERKLSNTT, from the exons gAGTTTCGGGACAGTCCAGTAGTAGCTTCAACTGCTTCAAATTTAGATCATGGCCACGTCAATCCCATTGCCAATGGGGAGTTTACCATATTCACCCCTTTATCTCCACCTCATCAAAATAACAATGTATTTCTTGCAAATCAACAGATTATA GCAAGAACACGAGATGATTATTCATACGGTGATGTGGATGTCAGTGACTGGTTCA gtGAATCTGAAAAAGATTTTCCCagaattaaacttaaatacatCCGTGAACTTGGTAGAGGCTGGTTCGGAAAG GTGGTTGAGGGCGCCGCCCAAGACATCGGCAATGGCGAAGACAAGCGTCAATGGACGCCCGTCGTGGTCAGAATTCTGGAGGCTTCGGCTTCCAGCAAGGAGAGAGTTATTTTTCTGCACGACGCAACCATATACAGGTGCGGCAGTCACCCCAATTTATTGTCATTGATTGGCCGTTGTTTAGACACGATTCCATTATTGATACTGCAAGAATTTTGTCCTCAG ggagatctgaaaaaatatttaagacaaaacaaatcaaaatcagAAAATTCTATATTATCAACGGAGTATCCATTAATTTGGTGTTGCCAGTTAACATCAGCCCTTAAGTTCCTTCATGAAAACAATGTAACACATCC CGATTTAGCTAGTAGAAACTGTCAATTGACGGCGAATCTCACCCTCAAACTCGGTGACTACGGCATGGGCCTACAGAGGTACCCCCAAGACTATTACCAGGGCTCGCCGGGACTGCCCGTGCGGTGGTGCGCACCCGAATCCCTCGTGTGCACCTCGACGACCATACAGCCGTGCACGGTGACCAAGGAGTCCAACGTGTGGTCTTTGGGTGTCACGCTGTGGGAGATTTGCGAGTGCGGCGACCAACCCTACTCCCAGCTGACCGACGACGAGGTGCTGTCGCAGGTTCTGGGATCACCCAACGTTAGACTGAGCAGGCCTACTTTTACAGTACTTTACACAGACTACAT ATATCGTTTAATGCAGTTGTGTTGGACGAATGCAGAATCTCGCCCTTCAGTAGCACAAATCGACCTCATGTTGGCAGATTTACTGCAGGTACACAAAAATGCCAATAAATGCGCATCATCGGAGTCCACTGATGACTTCGAAAGACGATGGGAGTCGCTAAAACCCAACAATATCGTCCACACACAAGACATCAACAGTTCGGAGGGTGAtgttgaaattcaaattaccaAACCTTTATCGCcgagtttaaataatttacatggtTCGTTagataatttcttaattgataATGAACCTGACAATAACTGGTATCAAAATTCATCAACTAGTGATGAACTATTTTCTTCCAATAACTTGAATGACACAACAGAAGCAGCAATTGGCGCATCCAATTCCAAACCAGAAATCAGTAAACCCATAGAGTTCAAATTAGGTCCAGCACCTCCCCAATCGGATCAAAGCACATTGAGCGAGAGTCTGAGTGGAAGTATAATGAATAGAAGTAGTGAGAGTGAGACTGAGGATGAGAATTGGAAGAGAAAAGTAGAATTGGGGGCTTACACAGAAAAAGTCCGCCTAAAATCCAAGTCTGTTGCCGATTTGATGGTACTGACTCACATTGATTATTCGGAATCGGAGTCCGAGACTCCTTTGCCAAGTTTAGATTACAgaagtaattacaaaaacgtAAGGTATCCTCTGAAGACGAACTTGGAGAATGTTAGTCTAACATTCGGAAGCGAAGGTAATTTGTTGAACGTCCAAGATAATTTCGAAGACGAACTGAGGAAATTGCATGAAGAACGTAGAGATAGTCTGCTTTTCGTACCTGATAAACATAgtcaaaatattagtttatatcAAAGTAAACCTTTAGATGTCTTGGTGACCAATATATCAGCAAATGACGATTCACCCAACAAAAGATTAATGCAGGAATTGAATAGTGGATCAGAAATTAAACCTGCTAGTCAAGTGTATAACGTATTTAATGTTACCATAGATAAATTCAGTCCTCTGCATGTAAACAGTACAAAATTGCAGAAAATCATTAATCTACAGGATCCCGAAGACGACATTCCTTTGAAACTTAACCACATGACAAATCTGAGCACCGATACTCGCATATCAAATGTCACATATCTGAACGCTGAAAAGCTCGAGCTAAACCAACAAAATAGTTTGTTGCAAAATTTCTCTCGAGAAGATACGAAAGATTTAAAGGACGATGATGTCGTAGCAGTGCCAACATTAGAAAACGCTCAGccagaaaatattgaaactaaTATTACACAGACGTCTAATTTAGGTACTGTATCTAATACTCTACAAGTACCAACACTTGttgaaattatacaaaataggGATGACCTTATGGAGTTTATCGTAGCTAACTACAGTTACGATAGTATTGATGAAGATGTTAATGAAACCATCTCCGAAAAGTGTGTTGAAGAAAACACATCTGAGAATGTCAAAGAAGGCTCTGAGAGTCTAGAAAACGTTCCTAGTGATTTACTAAACAATGGGCGACTTGATACAAATAGTGTACAGATTAACGAAGACAACACAATAACAAATAGtgataatttttcagaaaatgcaCAAAAATCAGTATTAGAAACAGATAACGATGAAGAACACGTATTGAATCTAGAAGAAACAAACGAAAGTATTCCTttagaaatggaagaaaaagcATCAGGGGTGATTAGTAACGATGAATCTCAAACCAGTGAATCAGGAGACAAGTCTCAATATGAAAGTTGTACGTCTCATATTGATGATACAACAAACATAGCAAAGCCCAAAGTTGAATTCGACTTAAGCAGTAGTCAAAAAGGAACGTTGCCAAATCCCCTTACACACTCCAGTGTCTTTTCGAGCACACCTTATAGAAAAAAGAATTTAGATCTGACACAGTCTCTGGAAGACACGTTCAGCAGTTTGAATCTATACGAATGCGTTAAACCTGAAGAAGACTGTGAGGTGGAGTTTTCCTCAAATTTTGCACCTTTGGAAAACGAATATGAcggaaaaaatttcaattactcCCTAGAAACGTGGGATAACTTTTTAGGCAAAACCATGGATGACCAAAGTAAGGAGGACATATTCGACAGTTTTACTTCTGAACCTCAAAGTTTGTTGTTCCTTGAAAATAATGATGAACAAGCAGTAGTTAATTCAAATGAAGCAGATAAATCAAATGAATATGAAGTTACTGAAATAAATGAGACGTTTGTTGTGAACAATGATAAATTGAAGACCAGCGACGAAAAAGATGGCACTTTTGTCTTAAATGATACGCAGAAAAATGATGGTACATTCACAATGGAGGATACAAAGGACACCGACCAAAATGGTACCTGGGGAGCTGGTGGCGGATGGTTTTTGCATCCTCAAACCAGCAACGAAGATGTATCTGGAGAAATCACAATTGCCAAAAGTGATTCTGATAGCTACGTGGGCTTTAGCATGGACGACGAAATAATGGCGGCGATACGAAATGAACTACTCTCTAAACTGCCTCATGCTCAG GGAACATCTAACGAGAATGTTAAGGAAGAAGAGGAGTGGGAAAACGGTACTCGAAATGAAGTGTTTCTAagatataatgtatataatactCCTTTGTCACCAATTCCTGAAGAAAGTTTGATTGATGATTGCTCAGAGGAAACTACACCAAG GCGACAGTCTTTGGATGAAAGCTACATATCCGACAGTGATGAAGAACAAGCCGGAACACAACAGGATACTGAAACCCCATCGGCACACCAATCGGAAAGTCCGATTCGTGGCCGACTACATAGGCACACACCTAGCCAGGATTCATGTTGCTCTAACGACACGCTGTTTAACTTGGAGGAACTTACCACTAATGATCCTGAGAATCAGCCCAACAAAAGCACAGAAGTGGAGAACACTATCGCCAATGTTGCTGatgttaatgtaaataaagaagAATCCAATACTGAAAAAGATGAAGAAGATAAGCCACAAAATGGTGAAACCTCAAACAGCAAATACTTGGAAGACTTCATACAATCGGAGAGGGAAAGTAGCTCGTTAACATTGGTTAAAGTAACCGAAGCACCTGAAGAAATCAGCTCTGAAAGCGTGTCATCCGACACAGATCATCTTTTGCCATTCATAAAGCAATTTGTACCACCACTACCATCACCAGAAGACAAGCCATGGAAGCAATTACCGGCCTCGATGTTGAGTTACgacaaagtaatttttaatgctAAAGAATCGAAGGACGATGCGGATGATTTGGATCTCAATAAGGAGAAAAACGAGTCTCAGGATGAAGATGTGGAAGTATTAGCAAATAAGGATAACATTTATGATAGTGTGAACAACACTATGTACGAGAACATTGAGAATATACAACCAAATTACGAAAACGTCCCTGAAAAGGTGACCTACGAGAACATAGATACGAAACAGGAGTACGAAAATCTCGCATATGAGAACATAGATAACGTAAATGACATATATAACGAAGCCGATTATGTGAACATTGTGAATTTcgaaaattctaaaaactccgcagattttaataaaatctcaaACGAAGAAtcgaaaaatgttaattacgaTCAACacgatgaattaattattaacgacGACGAGGAAACTAGTAATTTGTTCGGCGTACTAACGGACATTCGATTCAATGGTCCAGGTGATAGCCAGTTCATGTCGACGTCGTTTAGCGAGAGCAATGATAACGATGAACAGGATTGGGATAGTGGTTCTGATACTCGGTCCAGTTCGAGTGGGGAGTTCATTTGGAAA GAAGGGGAGCATGAAGAGTCCCTCAAAGCCCTTCGAGCTGTCCCACAAGATGTG CTTGACGATATTAAACCAATGGAGGGCATAGAGGAGGAGGAAGTCTACAGCGACAGTAGTATTAGCAGCGGTAGCACCAGCGGTGATGAGGGCGAAACACCAGAATTCGTACCATCCGCCTGGGACAAATATGCGACGCCCACCAAATCAGCTTTAAGATCCCCAGAGAAGACGTTGGAAAGAGATGAAAAG aAAGCAAAAGGCGTCtggtttaaaaaacaaaagtacCACTGCGTTTACGAGTATCCTCGAGAACCCGACAGTCCCGTGCTACAGAGTCAGGATCTGTGGAAGCCTCAATCTGATTTCACTG GTAATTTAGGCAATGAGGAGTTTTTCATAAGCAGTTCCTCAAAACCATTTGACATGATAAGTAGCCTCAGTTCCCAATTTTTCCCAGGGAGCAGTCAGTGGACAGTGGAGAACATGACCCCTGACAGTGGAATGGAGGACATAACACCAGCCAGTTTAGATGATTATCCAACAGGCGAGTTAAGAAAATCAGTCGTACCTCCACTTAAAGTCCTGGCTAGTGAAGCTGCTAATCCAATAAAGAAGTTCATCAAAGGAAACGATTCACTAGGAGGGTTAAGACATAcaaggaataaattaaaactcgaTTTACCACCTAGTCCCAGTGCGTTTACAACAGGGAAAATGTTTACAGTTGAACCCAGTATTGAACCAGTTGTGTTGAGGGAGAAACCTACATTCTCGACATTCGGGAAGAGTCGATTTTTGGTACAACAGGTTGATACACCCCCAGATGGTActacggagaataaaaacgtaTCATTTGAAGCTCTTCCCTACAAACCTTTAAATAACTCAGAAGCTTTAGACACCCCAGCAGAAAAGCAAGCTGATTCAGCTGATATGTCACCTGAACTAGTTACATATCCATCAATCAAAAGTCAAATTATCAAGGATGTTGGCATGGATGAAACTAAATGCAAAGTCGAATTCGTAAGAGGCGAAGCCAGTTTACTGGACAGTGCAGATGAGGATAGTGGCATAGAATCCAGTACTTTGGAAAGGAAGCTGAGTAATACAACATAG